From Erigeron canadensis isolate Cc75 chromosome 8, C_canadensis_v1, whole genome shotgun sequence, one genomic window encodes:
- the LOC122610503 gene encoding aspartic proteinase CDR1-like, producing MDLINRDSQVSPLYNPANIGIDRLQNTFLHSISRASRLSRRAGFTSKIEADVSEVMGEYVMKFQIGNPPVQVLGEVDTGSDLTWAQCQPCKGCYKQMGVPILDPLTSSTYQSLSCMSKPCEILTENKETPCNSKNTCSYKIIYGDQSYSLGDLGTDTFWFGPTSFENVVFGCGHENKGTFSEGASGIVGLGHGPYSIVNQLTSIIQGKFSYCLIPYLDDTTNQTSKIHFGSSDANITSLNVVSTSLVMKEPSTFYYVTLESISVGNNNLSFPQTSLKNDVQEGNIVIDSGTTLTFIPRKLYNDLSSSLIEAIEGESVPDPWGTFGVCYKDLDLDRVPKVTFQFTGATIEVLPMNTFSEVETGLSCLTILPTDDLAITGNLLQRNFLVAFDLVNQKVSFSPADCTKNMQYA from the coding sequence ATGGATCTTATTAATAGAGACTCTCAAGTCTCCCCTCTCTATAACCCGGCCAATATCGGGATAGATCGTCTACAAAATACTTTTCTTCATTCTATTTCCCGTGCTTCTCGTCTCTCGAGAAGGGCTGGCTTTACCTCCAAGATTGAAGCAGATGTTTCCGAGGTCATGGGAGAATATGTCATGAAATTTCAAATTGGGAACCCACCTGTACAAGTCCTTGGCGAGGTTGACACCGGGTCAGACCTTACATGGGCCCAGTGTCAACCCTGCAAGGGCTGTTACAAGCAAATGGGTGTCCCTATCCTAGATCCCTTAACTTCCTCCACTTATCAATCTCTTTCGTGCATGTCAAAACCTTGTGAAATCTTAACCGAGAACAAAGAAACACCTTGTAACTCAAAAAATACGTGTAGTTACAAAATAATCTATGGCGACCAGAGCTACTCGTTAGGAGACCTGGGCACGGACACCTTTTGGTTTGGGCCAACCTCTTTCGAAAATGTTGTGTTTGGGTGTGGCCATGAAAACAAGGGAACTTTTAGTGAGGGTGCTAGTGGTATTGTTGGTCTAGGTCATGGCCCATATTCTATAGTTAACCAATTAACATCAATTATTCAAGGAAAATTTTCTTATTGTCTCATTCCATATCTTGACGATACAACAAATCAAACTAGCAAAATTCACTTCGGTAGTAGTGATGCTAATATCACTAGCCTAAATGTCGTTTCTACGTCCCTAGTAATGAAAGAACCCTCGACTTTCTACTACGTTACGTTAGAAAGCATATCGGTTGGAAACAATAACTTGTCATTCCCACAAACATCTTTGAAAAATGATGTGCAAGAAGGTAATATTGTTATAGACTCGGGGACTACATTAACATTTATCCCTCGGAAGTTATATAATGATCTATCCTCGAGTTTAATCGAAGCCATTGAGGGAGAAAGCGTGCCAGACCCATGGGGAACATTTGGGGTCTGTTATAAGGACTTGGATCTTGATCGAGTCCCAAAGGTTACGTTTCAGTTCACTGGTGCCACGATTGAGGTGCTCCCGATGAACACGTTTTCAGAGGTCGAAACTGGGCTGAGCTGTTTGACGATTTTGCCTACGGATGATTTGGCAATAACTGGAAACTTGTTGCAACGAAATTTTTTAGTAGCGTTTGATTTGGTGAATCAAAAGGTTTCTTTTTCTCCTGCTGATTGTACTAAAAACATGCAATATGCTTAG
- the LOC122610504 gene encoding aspartic proteinase CDR1-like has product MKTFTLLFLLITIISVCLSRPHHDVGGGGFTLDLIHRDSQLSPLYNPANAPLDRLQNAFLRSISRASRLLRRAGFASKIEADISGVMGEYLMEIQIGTPPVQVVGVADTGSDLTWAQCQPCKYCYKQTGPPFLVPSSSSTYESLSCESKPCLSLSDNQLFCDANNLCHYKMGYGDRSYSLGDLATDTFWFGPTPLKNVVFGCGHENNGTFSEGASGIVGLGGGSLSIVNQLSSIIQGKFSYCLIPYFSETTNQTSKIHFGSEANISNPNVVSTPLIKKDPPTYYYVTLESILVGNNNVSKKQSSSKNEVHEGNIIIDSGTTLTFVPREFYSDLSSRLIEAIEGESVPDPQGMFEICYKDLNIEKVPNVTFRFTGAEVVVPPVYTFLAVQKGISCFTVVPSDDMAIFGNLLQRNLLVGFDLVNQKVSFSPTDCTTNMQ; this is encoded by the coding sequence ATGAAAACATTTactcttctttttctcttaATCACAATAATCTCAGTTTGTCTCTCAAGGCCTCACCATGacgttggtggtggtggttttaCGCTTGATCTTATTCATAGAGACTCTCAACTATCCCCTCTTTACAACCCAGCCAATGCACCGTTAGACCGTCTTCAAAATGCTTTTCTTCGTTCTATATCTCGTGCTTCTCGTCTCTTGAGAAGGGCTGGTTTTGCCTCTAAGATTGAGGCAGATATTTCCGGGGTTATGGGAGAATATTTAATGGAAATCCAGATTGGAACCCCACCAGTACAAGTTGTTGGCGTGGCTGACACTGGTTCAGACCTTACATGGGCCCAATGTCAGCCATGTAAATACTGTTACAAGCAAACGGGCCCACCCTTTCTTGTACCCTCCTCTTCATCCACTTACGAATCTCTTTCTTGTGAGTCGAAACCTTGTTTATCCCTATCCGATAACCAATTGTTTTGTGACGCGAACAATCTTTGCCATTACAAAATGGGCTATGGTGATCGGTCGTACTCGTTAGGCGACCTCGCGACCGACACATTTTGGTTCGGGCCAACACCTTTAAAAAACGTTGTCTTTGGTTGTGGTCATGAGAATAATGGCACTTTTAGTGAGGGTGCTAGTGGTATTGTTGGTCTTGGGGGTGGCTCACTTTCTATTGTGAACCAATTATCATCAATTATTCAAGGAAAATTTTCTTATTGTCTCATTCCATATTTTAGTGAAACAACAAATCAAACTAGCAAGATTCATTTTGGTAGTGAAGCCAATATTTCCAACCCAAATGTCGTTTCTACTCCCCTAATAAAAAAAGACCCCCCAACTTACTATTATGTCACGTTAGAAAGTATCTTGGTTGGAAACAATAATGTGTCAAAAAAACAAAGTTCGTCGAAAAATGAAGTGCACGAAGGTAACATTATCATAGACTCGGGGACAACGTTAACGTTTGTCCCCCGTGAGTTCTATAGTGACCTATCCTCAAGACTAATCGAAGCCATTGAGGGAGAAAGCGTGCCAGACCCGCAAGGGATGTTTGAGATTTGCTACAAGGATTTGAATATTGAAAAAGTCCCTAATGTTACGTTTCGTTTCACTGGAGCTGAGGTTGTGGTACCGCCGGTTTACACGTTTTTGGCGGTCCAAAAGGGGATCAGTTGTTTTACGGTTGTTCCATCGGATGATATGGCGATATTTGGGAACTTGTTGCAACGTAATCTGTTGGTTGGATTTGATTTGGTAAATCAAAAGGTTTCATTTTCGCCTACTGATTGTACTACAAATATGCAGTAG